The Vicia villosa cultivar HV-30 ecotype Madison, WI unplaced genomic scaffold, Vvil1.0 ctg.001479F_1_1, whole genome shotgun sequence genome includes a region encoding these proteins:
- the LOC131635406 gene encoding uncharacterized protein LOC131635406 has protein sequence MEPERRKIKKYTFKSLELEELRKLGSFIVDQDKFCSKYGRLFYLLRTNMEEGILSTLIQFYDSLYHCFIFPDYQLLPTLEEYSSIIGLPIIGRIPFTGLEQDLKPYEIAKSTHLRKGEIEKNMVTKGGLLVLPVEFLIEKALTLSQERKEEDFETVFALLVYGLFLFPNINNFVDMNAIKIFMKKNHVPTLLGDTYYSIHLRNSCGKGMVTCCTPLLYKWYISRLPDTFEFLSKKEGLKWSHKIMTLTNTEIVWTNNHFCRMKTLDCCGDFPNVPLIGTKGAINYSPVLALHQFGFPMDKRPRSNLL, from the coding sequence ATGGAACCTGAaagaagaaaaatcaagaaatataCTTTCAAGAGTTTAGAGTTGGAAGAATTAAGAAAACTAGGATCTTTTATTGTTGATCAAGATAAGTTTTGTAGCAAGTATGGAAGACTGTTTTATCTCCTCAGAACCAATATGGAAGAAGGAATCCTCTCCACTTTGATTCAATTCTATGATTCATTGTATCATTGCTTCATCTTCCCTGATTATCAACTATTGCCTACCTTGGAAGAGTATTCAAGCATTATTGGGTTACCTATTATTGGGAGAattcctttcactggtttagaacaaGATCTCAAGCCTTATGAGATTGCAAAATCTACTCATTTGAGAAAGGGAGAAATTGAAAAGAACATGGTTACTAAAGGAGGATTACTTGTGTTACCCGTTGAGTTCTTAATTGAGAAAGCTCTCACCTTGTcacaagaaagaaaggaagaagactttgaaaCTGTTTTTGCCTTGTTGGTGTATGGATTGttcttgttccctaacattaacaactttgttgatatgaatgccATCAAGATCTTTATGAAGAAGAATCATGTCCCTACCTTACTTGGGGACACTTACTATTCTATTCATCTCAGAAATTCCTGTGGAAAGGGAATGGTTACCTGTTGTACTCCTTTGCTATACAAGTGGTACATATCTCGTCTTCCTGACACCTTTGAATTCCTGAGCAAGAAAGAAGGATTGAAATGGTCACACAAGATCATGACTCTTACCAACActgagattgtttggacaaacaaTCACTTTTGTAGAATGAAGACCTTAGACTGTTGTGGTGATTTCCCtaatgtacccctcattggtacaaaaGGAGCAATCAACTATAGCCCCGTGTTAGCTCTTCATCAATTTGGATTTCCTATGGACAAAAGACCAAGGAGTAATTTATTATAA
- the LOC131635404 gene encoding pectinesterase inhibitor 9-like has product MAQLNLTIMVIFLSIFSCLARKEPSLAHHNSQTIQNKTQTQTQTQTQTRTKTMEYIESSCQGTRYPDLCIRSLASFAKYSSINGPDHLAHIALSVSLVKALQTRGYLLKIVKEIEEINNGSQPGYVYLTMQDCEKQISDSVDQLSQAIKELRRVNKGMIIDDKMLWHISNVETWVSTALTDASYCVQSFPGHRMSKRTATIKVKAQNVAEVTSNGLALFHRYAAKYRAAAAARAAKKLP; this is encoded by the coding sequence ATGGCACAGCTAAACCTAACAATCATGGTCATTTTCCTCTCAATATTCTCATGTCTTGCACGAAAAGAACCATCATTAGCCCATCATAACTCTCAAACTATTCAAAATAAAACCCAAACTCAAActcaaacccaaacccaaacccgaacaaAAACAATGGAGTACATAGAGTCCTCGTGCCAAGGAACCCGGTATCCAGATCTATGCATCCGTTCGTTAGCCTCATTCGCCAAATATTCATCCATAAACGGACCTGACCACTTAGCCCACATAGCCCTTTCAGTAAGCCTAGTCAAAGCACTTCAAACAAGAGGCTACTTGTTAAAAATTGTTAAAGAAATCGAAGAAATCAACAACGGTAGCCAACCTGGTTACGTGTACTTAACCATGCAAGATTGCGAGAAACAAATCAGCGATAGTGTTGATCAACTTAGCCAAGCGATTAAAGAGCTTCGTAGGGTGAACAAAggtatgattattgatgataaaATGTTGTGGCATATAAGTAACGTCGAGACATGGGTGAGTACTGCTTTAACAGATGCTAGCTATTGTGTTCAATCGTTTCCTGGTCATAGGATGAGTAAGAGGACTGCTACTATTAAGGTTAAGGCACAGAATGTTGCTGAGGTTACTAGTAATGGACTTGCTTTGTTTCATAGATATGCTGCTAAATATAGAGCAGCAGCAGCTGCTAGAGCTGCCAAGAAATTACCATAA